From a region of the Rhinopithecus roxellana isolate Shanxi Qingling chromosome 8, ASM756505v1, whole genome shotgun sequence genome:
- the TIMM13 gene encoding mitochondrial import inner membrane translocase subunit Tim13, which translates to MEGGFGSDFGGSSSGKLDPGLIMEQVKVQIAVANAQELLQRMTDKCFRKCIGKPGGSLDNSEQKCIAMCMDRYMDAWNTVSRAYNSRLQRERANM; encoded by the exons ATGGAGGGCGGCTTCGGCTCCGATTTCGGGGGCTCCAGCAGCGGAAAGCTGGACCCAGGGCTCATAATGGAGCAGGTGAAGGTGCAGATCGCCGTGGCCAACGCGCAGGAGCTGCTGCAG AGGATGACGGACAAGTGTTTCCGGAAGTGTATCGGGAAACCTGGGGGCTCCCTGGACAACTCTGAGCAG AAGTGCATCGCCATGTGCATGGACCGCTACATGGACGCCTGGAACACCGTGTCCCGCGCCTACAACTCGCGGCTGCAGCGGGAACGAGCCAACATGTGA